Within Thermovirga sp., the genomic segment GATGGCCAACTCCGGCCCAAGAAGCGTCACCGGGGCACCCTTCATCGTCACTATACCTTTCCTTTCCAAGTCGGCAACCTCCTTTCAAGGGGCTTCCTCACTCGACCAGCTTGAAAGCCTCTTTTTTCGCCCCGCAGATGGGGCAGATATCGGGCGCCTCTTTCTCGGCGATATATCCGCAGACGGAACACACATAATAATCGACACTTTCCACGGAGGGCAGGTTCTCCCTGGCTTTTCGGAAAAGGCCGGCATGAACCTTTTCCGCCTCATTGGCCAGCCTGAAGGATCGTTCGGCTTGCTTCTCCCCTTCCGCCGCGGCCTCTTCGATGAAGGGCGGGTACATGCTCGTGAACTCGTAGGTCTCGCCTGCGATGGCGGCATCGAGGTTTTCGGCGGTAGTACCGATCATTCCCATCGCCCGCAGGTGGGAGTTGGCATGGATGGTTTCGGCCTCGGCGACAGCCCTGAAAAGCCTGCCTACCTGGTGGTCACCCTCGTCGTCGGCTCTTTTAGCGAAGGCCAAGTACTTGCGGTTGGCCTGCGATTCGCCGCTGAAAGCTTCCTCTAAGTTTTTCGTGGTTTTGTTCTTCGTCAAGTCTATCCCTCCTTTTTTAAAATTTTTTCAAATATACCTGTCAAACCTTCCCGGCGCAAGCCCCTC encodes:
- a CDS encoding rubrerythrin family protein; amino-acid sequence: MTKNKTTKNLEEAFSGESQANRKYLAFAKRADDEGDHQVGRLFRAVAEAETIHANSHLRAMGMIGTTAENLDAAIAGETYEFTSMYPPFIEEAAAEGEKQAERSFRLANEAEKVHAGLFRKARENLPSVESVDYYVCSVCGYIAEKEAPDICPICGAKKEAFKLVE